The segment TCTCCGGTTGGTTTAAGTCATAGACCGGAACACCACCCTCGGTGAATTCTTGAACACGGAAGACCTGTTGGTCGGGCGTGATGAAGGTCATGTCTGGACGCATCCATCCATTACTCCAGTAGTGAAGACGGGCTTCGAAACCCTCGACCACTTCGCCCGGATCCTGCTCACCGTTTTCGTTGAGGTCGGTCCAGATCTTGCCGGGTTCACGGTCATCGCCTCGCCCCGAGGGATAGTCGATGCGAACAACGGGGGTGAAGACTCCCTCGTCGTTTCTCTTGGCAATAATTACGTATCTCTGCTTGTTGTATCCAGGAACGGATACCGCGTACTCGTAGCCGTTGAACTCGTAGACCAGACCGCGAGTCTTAGCGAGAGCCGGATGGAAGAAAAGAGGTTGTTCCTGAGTAGGACGATTCTCGATATCCGGATCGGGATCGAGCTGGAACTCCACTCCGTGGGCAATGAAGCGGTTCGAGTCGTAGGTCAGGGGAAATCCGGCCATGGCCCCGTAGTCGGCGGCGCCCCAGAACTGTGCGATGAGTTCGCCGTCAGGAGTCCAATGGGTGATGCGGCGGCAGGTGCCGGAGGCTTCGGCTAGCCAGAGATTGCCATCGGAGTCGAAGTCTAGACCGAGAGGGCGGATAAGATCCTCTTGCACGAATTCACCGGCTGGGCGTTTCCCATCCTTAGCCTCATAGGGCGAGCCGATGGTTTGTACGAGGTCTCCTTGGGGGTTGAATAAGAATACCTGGTTGGTTGCTTGATCGCTGATGGCATAAGTTGATCCATCCTGGCTCAAAGCGAACCGAACCGGGTCTTGCAGTTTATCGCTTTGAAAAACGACCTCAGTGGGCTTCCCTTCTTCGTTGAGCACGCGGATGGAGCCGTCCTCGAAGAGTCCGCGCAGAACTCCATTGCGATCATCCACGGCGATGAGTCCAGGGGCTTCGAATTGGCCTTCCAACGCCCCGGTCGATGCGTCGAGTCGGTAAAAGCTGTTGCCACGAATGAATACGAAGACCTGATCGCCGATTACCGCGATGGTCCCGTCTTTGACCTCCTCGTTCTCAATGGGAAGGACAGAGTTCGGGCTCTTGTCGTCATTTTCAAACAGAACAAGATCCCCGGTTTCCAAATTGTAGCGACGAATGACAGTCTGCTTGATCCAGCTGTCGCGGGAAAAGGCGTAAGCGTATTTCTCGTCGAGGGTGACATCGATCAGTTCATAGGAGTCGTTCCACTGGATTAGGCCATCGGAAGTGATGTTCATTAAACCGGAAGATCCCTCTGTGCCGGTAAAGCCGAGAAGAATGGTGTCGCCCCTTGTCGCAGCGGTAGTCGGGTAGCCGTGGTTGCTGCCCCAGATTTTATGGCCGGTATCAGTCGGCCACGGTGGAGTGGCGGCATTGTAGACACTATTGAGGATTTGGAGTTCGAATGGTTCGTGGTCGACGATGGTGACCGTATATTCACCGGGTGCGACAGGGTTGCCCTGGTCGTCGAGGCCGTCCCAAAAATCAGTGTTTTCCCCAGCTTCGCGCGGGAACTGTCCGAAGAGGTTTCGCACTCGCTCGCCGTTGGCGTTGTCGATGGCGATGGTCACCTCTCCCTCCTTCTCCAGAGTATATTGGATCGGAATGGAGCCTTCGGTCTCGTAGTTGACGAACATCTTAAGACGCTCGGCTTGAAGTTCCTCTTGGGCTCTGGCAATTGCCAGGTCACCCTCTTCGCTGATCACAGCCCGGCCCCATCCGTCGCGAGCCCGGAAGAAGAAGATACGGTTGACCTGATCATTCTTTAGATTGTCCGCCAAGCGGTGAGAAAGCTTCGTCCCGTCGCTATTGCCCCACATCGCTTCGATGCCAAACTTGAACTCTTCCCCGGGTTCAAGCGGTTCGCCGCTGGTACGAAGATAAGACCAGGGCCAGAAGGCTTCCATGTTGTAGCCTTCTCCATCCTCCCATTCCTGAAAGGCGATCTCGCCCCCAAATTTCTCCATTGTTGTACCATACTTTTCCAATTGGTCCGGACGGTCGGGGCCGGTGCCGTCGTAGGGAGGCTTGGATTTAAATCCGCCATGCTTGACGATCATGTAGGGCGTTTCCTCCGGAGTGGAATAGAAGAGATTGATATGCATCTGGTGCTCATCCTCTTCGCCATCCTCAAAGATGACGCGGGTCTGCATCGCGTCGGACCGCCAGCTTTGCATGAAGTCTTTACCGCGGGTTCCATTCTGCAGAGATGAAATGTCATGGAAACGACCGAGTAAGTAGATTCCTTTCTCGTCCCACATCAGTGAGGTCCAGACCGAGTATTTGCCGACGAGGGTGGGATCGTTGTAGCTCCAGATGCTTGCGGAAAGATCCCAGTCGCTTGTCTCTCCGTCGATCACCACTTCTCCCGGCGCGGGAACGACGGTGATCTCACGGTTGTTGGATGTTGGGTTACTCGCGTCGCCTTGAGCAGGGAGGCTTGAAGCGAAGAATATGCCTGAGGCTGAGAGGAGTAGCAGGGCTGCTTTTCGATAGACGGTCATAATTGCTGTTTGTGGGTGAGATTCGATGGATTACGGATTTTGGAAAGATGAATGAAAAAGCTGTGAAGGGGAAAAGTGACGCGGGCTATACGGTCGACTTGGCTCGGATGACCCAGCGGGTCGGGGAGAGCTCTGACTCGAGCGTGATCGGCATCTGGCCTTGCCCCAGGCAATCGCGCAGCACCATGCTCAGCCAGTCTTCGGAGAGTTTCTCTGTGTCGAGGGGACCATGATCCTGATCGCCGATGACGAGACGAGTGATCTCCCCGCCGGAGCGAGATTCGACGTATCCCTGGGTCCCCAGGATTTTCAGGCCTTCCTCCCCCCAGACGCCGGAGCCGGGTTGGTTCAAATAGTTACAGCTGACCGTGGCGACCCCGCCGTTGGTGAGTCGGGCGATGATTGAGCTAGCCATTTGCAGTCCTCCGCCAGTGATCGGATTGCCTAGGCCGGTTTCAATCGCCTGAATCGATTGAATGGGCGTGCCTGCCACGTGCTCGATAAAGCGAAGGGCATGGATCCCGTTCTGACAAATCAAACCGCCGTCGAGTTCTTCGTCCTGTGCACGCTCAGGGTAGTAGGGGTAGGACTTTTC is part of the Puniceicoccus vermicola genome and harbors:
- a CDS encoding FlgD immunoglobulin-like domain containing protein, with product MTVYRKAALLLLSASGIFFASSLPAQGDASNPTSNNREITVVPAPGEVVIDGETSDWDLSASIWSYNDPTLVGKYSVWTSLMWDEKGIYLLGRFHDISSLQNGTRGKDFMQSWRSDAMQTRVIFEDGEEDEHQMHINLFYSTPEETPYMIVKHGGFKSKPPYDGTGPDRPDQLEKYGTTMEKFGGEIAFQEWEDGEGYNMEAFWPWSYLRTSGEPLEPGEEFKFGIEAMWGNSDGTKLSHRLADNLKNDQVNRIFFFRARDGWGRAVISEEGDLAIARAQEELQAERLKMFVNYETEGSIPIQYTLEKEGEVTIAIDNANGERVRNLFGQFPREAGENTDFWDGLDDQGNPVAPGEYTVTIVDHEPFELQILNSVYNAATPPWPTDTGHKIWGSNHGYPTTAATRGDTILLGFTGTEGSSGLMNITSDGLIQWNDSYELIDVTLDEKYAYAFSRDSWIKQTVIRRYNLETGDLVLFENDDKSPNSVLPIENEEVKDGTIAVIGDQVFVFIRGNSFYRLDASTGALEGQFEAPGLIAVDDRNGVLRGLFEDGSIRVLNEEGKPTEVVFQSDKLQDPVRFALSQDGSTYAISDQATNQVFLFNPQGDLVQTIGSPYEAKDGKRPAGEFVQEDLIRPLGLDFDSDGNLWLAEASGTCRRITHWTPDGELIAQFWGAADYGAMAGFPLTYDSNRFIAHGVEFQLDPDPDIENRPTQEQPLFFHPALAKTRGLVYEFNGYEYAVSVPGYNKQRYVIIAKRNDEGVFTPVVRIDYPSGRGDDREPGKIWTDLNENGEQDPGEVVEGFEARLHYWSNGWMRPDMTFITPDQQVFRVQEFTEGGVPVYDLNQPEIPENHFDPDFRSSRSGTIVMDLEGNLSDGINYSTVDGKTGSYPNPYGRHDAPAASRGLLIAPFRTNGVVEDVPEVGSVTAIGGDRGEWFLMTMDGLFLSNLFQDIKGDVTLDETYLGGESFGGFIWRDENDRILLQPGGSSYRIMELLGSETIEKEVKTISVNEEQIFKGIALAEKRAAEGNVEPEALQIAKVRKLPQSAPEADTRSNDSLITGAETFRVQEAGDPTRWFRAALARDNQDLAVVWQVNDTNPWKNGEKQFTHAFIGGDAVDLQLDVPGRGPIRLLVAPIDGKNTVIYWQKEAENPQNPMTYVVSNNPGNAQEFDVVKILKDAKVSVNQGMLGYSVLLRVPLKDLGIDPSLDQDLTGIVGVIFSDPSGTNRVSRLYWHDKNTGMVSDVPSEAKLNPKNWGVIGIAD
- a CDS encoding Gfo/Idh/MocA family protein gives rise to the protein MLRIGLYGINGHQIHNNLVEHPLAELIAIAEFPREKLPNTLKEEHQIQEYDSLEAMLANRSIDLVCLCSPRRSDQAQHAIEALEAGKHVYAEKPCALTEDELDAILAAAHRTGKIFHEMAGTAFGQPYLAMRDVVLSGRIGEVVQVISEKSYPYYPERAQDEELDGGLICQNGIHALRFIEHVAGTPIQSIQAIETGLGNPITGGGLQMASSIIARLTNGGVATVSCNYLNQPGSGVWGEEGLKILGTQGYVESRSGGEITRLVIGDQDHGPLDTEKLSEDWLSMVLRDCLGQGQMPITLESELSPTRWVIRAKSTV